GGCTTAAGCTGGTAGAGCCCCAGCGCAAGGACCGCTCCCCCCAGGACCAAGGCGGCCCACCGTCCCCCTAAAAGCTCAAAGAGGAGCCCCGTGAGGTAGGCCCCTAGGGGCCCCGTGCCCAGCATCACCAGACTGTAGACGGCCATGACCCGGCCCCGGAGACGGTCGGGTACGGCAAGCTGCACCAGGGTGTTGGCGTTGATGAGGACGGAGATCATGCCAAACCCGCCGAGGGCCAGAAAGAAGGGTGCCCAGAGGGGGTAGGGCAGGAAAAGGCCCAGGTGGGCCAATGCCAGGGCGAAGACCCCGAGGAGGAGCCGGCCCGGTTTCGGCCTCCCCGTGAAGGCCATGACCAAGGCGGCCAGGAGGGCCCCCAGCCCCACGGCGGAGAGCAAGAATCCATACCCTGTGGCGGAAAGGCCCAAGACGAGCCGGGCGTAGGCGGGCACCAGGGTTTGGAAGTTCATCCCGAGGAGGCTAGCGAAAAGGACCAAGCCCACAGCCCGGCGCACTAGGGGGTGGGCGAGGACAAACCCTATTCCCTCCTGGGCCTCCCACCACCAGCGCCCGTTCCCCCCCTCCCCTCCGGGCCCCGGAGGCAGGCGCAGGAGGACAAAGACCAGGGGCAAGAAGGAAAGGGCGTTGGCCAGGTAGGCTACCTCCACCCCGTAGAGGGCGATGAGAAGCCCGGAGAAGGCCGGCCCCAGGAGGCGGCTTAGGTTAAAGCCAAAGGAGTTTAAGGCGATAGCCCCCGGGTAGCGGTCCCGGCTCGCCAGCTCCACGGTGAAGCTTTG
The genomic region above belongs to Thermus sediminis and contains:
- a CDS encoding MFS transporter, which produces MLALALLKDPLYRTYWLALFTSQMGTWMQAAAQAWLVLLLTGSAERLGLVVALQFLPALLFSLPAGVLADRYPKRNLLLLTQGGMMLLALLMAVLILTGLVRYAHVLIFAFLYGALNAMDLPVRQSFTVELASRDRYPGAIALNSFGFNLSRLLGPAFSGLLIALYGVEVAYLANALSFLPLVFVLLRLPPGPGGEGGNGRWWWEAQEGIGFVLAHPLVRRAVGLVLFASLLGMNFQTLVPAYARLVLGLSATGYGFLLSAVGLGALLAALVMAFTGRPKPGRLLLGVFALALAHLGLFLPYPLWAPFFLALGGFGMISVLINANTLVQLAVPDRLRGRVMAVYSLVMLGTGPLGAYLTGLLFELLGGRWAALVLGGAVLALGLYQLKPWPRVSSPPA